The genomic region ACCTCTAAATATACCCCCTTATAAACTGAAACACAGCAAACCCTTTCTCTTTTATATTCCTAAGTAAGCCCACCTCCATTTTCTCTGCTAAGGCCAGTAATCCAGCAGTTTTTGACCTGAGTCACGGATGAAAGAAATATCCCCTGAATCAACTTTCTAAATCGGATCAATTACCAATTAGAAAATTTCACAGTAAgatccaggaggagagagaaacagcttCTCCTAGTGGTCGTGAATTGCTCTTGCACCCAATCATTACGTTTTTTCCAAGTGTCAGCCTTCTCCATAGCAACAGCCCCACGTAGCAACAACTTCACATGAATCAAGGACATCTTTTTACACTTTCCCCACATTCAGATTAAAACTGGATTTGTGATCTTTCATACTTGGGTACAAAAGACACTTTGATGGTGCCACAATGGTTGCAATAGACAGCCTACCATGTATGAGACATTGAAGCAAATAGCTTCTCTGACCCTTCTTTGCATGGATTCACTACACAAAGAACATAGACAGAGCTATGTATTGATCCTGACTCATCTACATTAAGGTAAAAAATGAATCACTGGTAAGTTCAAGACAAAAGTATTTTCTTGAAAAAGGAGAATCAAAAAACACTAGCATTTCCATTCctacttttattttttttacttcattGTCCCATGGGATGTCAGAGCATGAAATCAGTTGGACAGGGAAAGGCCTGGGGTAAACTAGTGTAATTTCAGTCCCACAATGCAGTGCTTTGATCAGACTGTGCAGTAGATTTAAAGAGTGCGTGtatctgtctacctacctgccACTCCACAGGCCCTGCAGTACAGACATGACCGAGACTGGGAAACCAAGGACTGTAGACTGAATTCCAAATGTAACCCCCTACAGACCTGTGAGGAAGAAAGGACACATTTCAAATATCCAGAAATCTTGATGTGCATTTGATTTATATGTCATTGCCTTCCCAGTCATCACTGTTTACAAATGAAAGGTAGGGCTGGTGTACACTGGATAAAATACAATTCtctgaataaaaaaaacagcatTCTGTGAGAGAAAAACATTAAGTATGAATTTGGAACACCCTAGCTTAGAGCACTCctttgaagtaaaaaaaaagaaaaaaaactatacaCACAATGCTGGCTACTGGGAAAAGAGGGGAAAAATATGCATGTTAGCACAACTACTAATAGCACCTCAGGTTTCCTGAAAATCGATGACCTCAGACCTCTAACCTCAGCATCCTATGGTTTGCAATCGTGATATACACCAAAAAAAATCACTTCTGATGGATCTAAAAGATTCATGAAGATCTCGAGAACATGAACAGATTTCAGATGCAGTGTGGGTCtgatgaaatgtgtgtgttagagtctTTATTCCCCTCGAGCAACGTTGATGTCTCTCATAGGCACATCTCACTGAGAAAGCATGTCAAGTAAACCCTGATGACAAGCGTAGGCACCTGACTTCATGTTGTCTGATGTCTGATGACATGCCTGCATTTCCCCCACAACCTCCACACTTTGGAACCACTGTGAAACTTTTATCCTAGCAGTTCTAACTCTTAAATAGCACATTATTTCCATTATTGGGTTCTTTCACACAATAATCAGAATGTCCTACAAGCTTCTTTGACACAGTAGTGATAGTGTTTACAATCCACAGTGACTACAGTTCTTACAAGTCAACACCGCTTTCAAGTCATCCTTGGATTCACAATTCAACAAATCCAAGACCACAGTCTTTTCAGTAGAATGCATAATTTCTAAAGACATTACATGATTGTGCCAAACGGGTTGAAATGTCTCCCTTGGATGAGACAGAAAATGTCATGTCAAAAATCACATACAGACTGTACAAATCCATTGTGTAGACTTATCTTTAATTTAAGATAATTTTTTGTGTTGCGGAATTGTTTGGTTTCCGAGCCATCAAACTCCAAGTGCTACAGAACATAAAAATAAGTCCAATAACTTGTGAATTGTAAATGGCAGTGTTTGTTTGGTAGATTGTGGGTCTACTATATGTGTGCGGAGATTCACACAAAAAGTAGGCTATTCAATTATTCACAACAGTATCGCGGTTTGAATTGACAAAAGTGCCTTGTTCTTTCCAACTACAAAATCTATTTttcggtctgtctgtccatctactAAATCAATCCATCTACTAACCTATTCATGCACTGAATCAATCAATCTACTGAATGAGTCACATTTGCATTCCATATATTGGTTACATTTGAAAACGTTTTAGAGCTTTTGTTACAGGGGAAAAAACAGGATGATTTTTACACACGGGAAGAGTCTCAGTCGAACTCACTACAACGCAGCTTCACTCCCATCCCTGCGGCTGTGTAAACACGCAAATCTAGTGCTGGTTAAAGCATCGACTGAACATGATTGAGCGGAAGTCACATTTTAAATAGTTGGCTTTCACTTGAAGTGCAGTTGGGAAGAATATTATTTTAAATCAAGTAGCCTACATATGttggctgagagggagagatactttTGTGCTCAACAACACAAATCCACAGACACTAGATGAAATGAGGAACCCTTAAATCCTGATTTAAAAGCTACAGAACAGAAAAGCATGCCCTCGCAGAGCAGCCACTGAGTTACAAAGAATGTGACAGCAGGAATGACGAAACGTATCATTCACCAGAGAGATGCATGAGGACTGAGGATGTCATGGAAGGCCTGTCCCATCGCAACTTGGGACATGACCAACGGAATGTGCTACAGGTTTGCAGATGACTGAGATATTTTGTAAAACTGGATGACCCATAACAAAAACAGCCAAGGCATGGAATCATTTTCTTACTGAGTTTTTGGTCTCGTATTCTCTCCCTCTAACAAAGAGCATTTGGAAAGCATTCAGACCTAGTAAGTGTAGCCTACAATAGAAAACGATGATTTATTCTGTGTATTGTTTGTGTGATTGAAAATATACAAAACCTGTCaactctcctgttcctcccttCCTCGACCTGGATCACTCACTAAATATCTGCAAGGAGACAAGAGGAGTGACGGAAGCGAGGGATCAAGATTATCGGACTATAGGTCCATTGCAGTATCTAATATTGTGATTGCCAAAGCAATCATAATTGGTGAGCTTATCTTTTACTTCTtacaattcccccccccccccccccccccaaacttgTAACCTGAAATATGTAATTAACCTTTAAAAATTAGGCTTTACCTTTAGGCTGTATCGTTCAACAAAGGTCAAATGTAACTTAACAGTTGAATTGAAGTATGAATTTAGAAGCCCTTGTCTTGGATAAGATACTTAAATTGATAAATACAAATGACACTGATTTGAGGCATTTTTACTTTCAATGGCAGAAATCAAAAGATGCAGTCAAAACAGGATTACTTGACCAATGCTTGCCTAATGCCTgcgcattgaaaatgtggcaaTAATTGATTACATTCCAGTGAATTGTCAACTCAATGATTAAGGTAACTTTAGCTATAACTGACTTCGGGATGTAGCAACCTGAAGTGAAAAACAAACTTGCATAAAATATGCTACATGACCCATAAACATCTTAAGTTACCAACAACTTTaaaacacaatttaaaaataaaGGGCAGGGCTTTCTTAGCCTACAATACACcaagtagcctactgtaaagaGCCTATGAAGAACCAAAACGTGATAACATTCTCCAACTTTAAAGTGAACTACGTTGAGCGTAATAGTATGGCAAAAGCAGGTAAAACATGCTCAGTCTTTATATTCGGTGTACTTCTTTGCTGAACCGTGCACCTTGCTGGCCGGGTACTTCAGCCGGTTTAGGGCCATTTTACGGAGTACCGCTTGGGGTAAATCCACGTGGCATTTCTCTGCAAGCTCCACAAGGTAAATGAAAACGTCACTGAGTTCTTGTGCGAGGTTCTCCCGCTCGGCATCGGTCCAGTTGGGCAGTCCCTCGTCCACCTCTCCACGCCACTGGAATAGCTCGGAGACTTCACCCACCTCTCCGACCATGGCGAGCAGAAGGTTGCGGGGCTTGTGAAACTGATTCCAGTCTCGCTCGTCTGTAAACTCCGCTTGCATCCGCCGAACATCTTCGATAGTGGGCTCGGAACTGAAGGAAAACCTCGCTGGTGCTGCTGTGCCCATCTCAGTCTGTTTCGAGTCAACATCCCCATTTGTACAAGTTGACAATGAGTGCAACTTCTTAGAAGTGCCATTTGTTAAGTTTGATGAGACGGGCATGTCGCCTTTCAACCCTTGCACATCACCACCATTCATTGCCATCGCGTTTTACTATATTTTCACGAAAGCCGAGCCCCAATGAAATATCACTTTAGCTATAAAACCTCACCTGCCCACCATGTGAGAAACTCCCGCCACAAGCAAGGATGTTTAGTCTTTTTCTTGTATTACTGTGGTTGGCATCAAGCTTGTTGGTGCATTACCGCCACCTTATGCTCCGGAGTGTGAATCAGCCATAGGCCTTAAAGTAAATCTAAATACCtttaaaaaatgtatacatATACGCTCAACCGAAACAATATTTTATCCTCCATCCTTtacagcctgtctgtttgttttacGATAAAATCCATGTCCATGTCAGCAAGGCCATTTCAGTCGGAAATGTCGTAGATAAACGTCTCCGGAAATTTAAAGTAGGAGTCGCTTTGAATTGTGGTTTGTGGAGTCCTTAGTAACATCTCTTCCACCTTGAATGATTTGTAATGACTACAGTCCACTCAGTCCACTTTGTTACTGAGCAACATGGCTGCGTCCTCTGCAGGATCGAGTGCCCCACTATATATTATATCAAAACAACTAGCAAAGGTTTTTACAAAAATGATAGTTTATCGTAGTCAGAGGTGTGTTGTCAGGCAAATAGCCACATCTGTCATTCGATACCAAAGTCAAACACAACTCAAAAGAAAAAGGTAGGATGCTGTTGACTGCTAAAACGTTAGCATAACATAGCATACGCGTGTGTGAGCACCTGCGCGCGTGCATGTGCTTGTTGCGCGGAGACTGCATGTGCCACAGTCTCACATTCCCACACCGGCACACCCACCTAGATTCCGCTATAGCCATGATTCTGTAAACGGACGATGTTCTTTTGGAAGGTTGCATGATCATACGTCAAAAGGTCGACTGTGGGGGATCTGATCCATTCAGATTCCTCCCTTTTCCCTGTTTAAACAAACCAATGTTTTCCTGTTTATATTTGTAGTGCTCCTGAGAATCTGGTTGGAGTGGTAGGTTTGGAGATCCACGCTCAGATACACTCCAACACCAAACTCTTCTCTGGTTCTCAAGTTAAGTTCTGTTCTCCACCAAACTCCCTGGTATCCTTCTTTGACGCGTCCTTACCCGGCACCTTACCTGTGAGTCGAGACCGACTACATCAACACTGTCCTGTACATAAAACTTACTTTAAGAGCCCAATATGCAATTTAATGACGTtagttacactcacacactaacatgcaTATTTTctctattttatttatatatttcttgTTTCGTTTTCATGAAACATTCCATTGCATTTGGTCTTCATCAGTTCACTTTtctcatttttttttaattattctaataataatgataatgctCATGCAGTTTTAGAATTAGGTGACAGAGTTGGAATTTCCTTTTATTTCTGTCATTCATTATTGAGTAATCTACGTTTACAAACCAATACTTTTTTTCCTCAGGTGCTCAACAGACGATGTGTGGAGGCGGCAGTCATGACAGGCCTGGCCCTCAACTGCTCCATAAACAAGAAGTCCCTCTTCGACAGGAAACATTATTTCTACGCTGACCTTCCAGTGAGTCATGAGTGTTTCTCAGTAAATTGTTTTTCAGCAAACGTCCACCATCCTTAATCTTGTCTGACTATATACAAGAATAGGGACTGTGGCAAAGGCTCTGTGCTGGGTGCTGTGTCGGTTGTATTTTGTAATCATTTGTCAAACAATAAGCCCTCTCATTAGCGTAACCTTTACATTGAATTTCAGTTTCCACTGTCCCTATGCTTTAATTGAATAATGACAAGTATTACTGAAGCGGCAGAAACACCTAGTGCCATTGATTCAGATAAATGACAGCTTGTGCTCCTGGCAGCTGTTTACGGTCATGACGAGCGTTGCCAGGGGATGTTCACCTCAGTTCACCTTCACTATCCCTGGTGCTCATGGGTAATTTTACAACCATTACAACTGACATTTAGGCCATGGCACAAATACGAAATGTCAGAGACATACTCAGAGCAGCAAACACCGTCGTTTCCCCCTGAAATgttattagattttttttgaaAAGGCATCTTTTGATCCACATTTGTTGAAATTGTAAACTTTAACAATCTAATAAACGGGTAAATTATGGAgggattagttttttttttatcgtccACTGGTTAGTAAAACATGCAGTAAAGCTTTAAAAAGCATCAGTTAAAATGTTCACGTGAAATAAAACGGTCACATGCAGTTGGCTACCACAGCTTCTTAATTATGAAGTTTGCTACAGAATGGTTGATTGGTGAGATTTCTATAGTGACCATATGCTGTAGTTGAATAATGTTCACTTTCATTCACTTTCAATAAGCTTTGTCTCTTTATACTTTTTATAATGAAGTCAAATCTAAAGGTGACGACTTACATGCCCTAATCATTCCAGTTGctttgaaataaaaacatagTTGTGAGTAAAGCAGCAATCACATTAGAACTACAAGAATATGGCATATCTAATTTCACAGATTAAGGGGTAATAATGTTATCAGGAAGCAGCAGATGCATAATTCTGCATAAACAGATTATTTCCATTTCTGAGGAAGGTATCCGAGCGGGTTCCCAGCTGGAAGCGTTGCTGACTCTCAGCTCTGCATAGTATTTGTCCAAAGTTGATATTCTTACTGGGGATTGCGTCATCTTGCCTTTGCATTTTCTCTTGAGTGGGCTACAGCCTCAACGATAATGTCAGCTTAGAGTTAAATTTTTGTCTCTAATGCTGCCAACAGTTGTCAGAGATTTGGTTTCGTTGTCTCTGTTTTTGCTGCTGTGTCGGATATATACTGTCTGCAACCCCAAAAGTGATATTGGAAGGATTTACTATATGTGATGTTAGTTCATTTGAGGTGGGAAGGGAGATTGTGCCAGCATTGTGgtcaggtctggactgggactgaaaattggcccgggactttgaaacgcagaccggcccacaaccgtgtattattattatatattatttttttgggCATTATGCCGCGGCCGTTTGACCGGATGTTCGGGAAAACTACAGAATCTCCTGACGGCCAGTCCGACCATGATTTTGGTGATATTTGGTCCTTGCACAAAATGTTCTTTAACAATGTGCTTGAAACGAGAGCAGCATGGAGCAACAACAGCATGTGAATGGTCCTATTCACATTTTCCATTTAAATCCTTAAACTTCATGGATAATAAAGTCGTATAAGGGTCTAGAAATAAACCTACATGCATTTATTAAAACACAGATACTCTAAAATGAGGTTGTACATTATTGATATGTTCCATGAATCTTTGATTTAATTTAGCGAACTCACAGTTACTTATTAAAGATTAATGTGCCTGCCTGACCAACATTTCTTGTTGGATTTGAAATGGAAGGCTCGTGTAATGTCATGTTTTAAGGGTGTTTTATTTTAATAACATGCACCAGCAGCAGAAATCAACCAGAAGTGGCACATAATTAACTTTTGCATTTAGGTGACAAATAGTTTAGACATGGCTTGGAAATATAATCCCCATCCTCTTGAATCAGTTCTGCCTACACATTGATGGGCTCTGAGAGTCACAACCTTCCCACACTGGGAGAGTTACAGATTGCAGATAGCTTGTGAACGTATGATTTCACCCAAAATCTGTTCAGAGAGATAATGGGTGGAGTCATTTCACACAGCCTATCAGGAgaagcctcccccccccttttatAGAGTCATCAACACATGTCTCTTTGCAAGATGATGTGAGAATTATGGAAATTAGCATCAATTTGAGGAATTCTATCCATAACGGATGGCATGCATATGCTCGCCACACTTCCTTATGCTAATCAAGCACATTTGCATTGACAGTGACAGAACTGTATGAAAGATTTGCAGGGAGAAACCAGAGGTTTGGGCTATGTGATAAACCTTTTCCCCCATGGTCAATTATGTTTGCTTTGTGTGCCAGTGATTGATTTGTTGAACAGGCACAATACACAGATGGCAATGGCTAATTGCCTTTTAaaaattctctctctttctggaataGCAATACGTATGATGAATGTTTAGATTCTTAAACTGaggttaccatggcaacagagTGAAGTGGTATTCCACTTGGTGTGGCTCATGCATGTTCCTTCCAAATAGAGAAACGGATAAAATATTTATCTGCTTATGAACGTATGGACTAGAAAATGGCGAAACAATAATATCTCAGCTGAATGATGATGAGATGACCTGTGTACTCTGAGAGAAACTGATTCTCAGTGCCTCATCTTTAATGCATGTGGATCTTACACTATGTTTCTGACCAACTTtgctttaaaaaagaaaaagcactTTCAATAAACTCCAGTCGTTTGGCAGTACTGGAGAGTTTGACCAACATCAGTTGGACATTTGTGGATGATAAACTGATTATCGGGGCCTCAAATCAAGTCACCAAGCCAACTCCAGCTGACCCTTTGCTCCTCCCAGGCAGGTTACCAGATCACCCAGCAGAGGTTGCCCGTCGCAGTGGATGGCACGCTCACCTACAGTCACCTGGGGGGCCGCAAGAAGAGCCAGGTGGTCACCAAGAGTGTGAGGATCAAACAGGTCCAGCTGGAGCAGGACAGCGGCAAGAGTTTACACGACAACTACAGGAACCAGACCCTTATAGACCTCAATAGAGCAGGTAGCTCACAACGTCTTCCATCTTCCATCATCATGGTCTGTCGAAACTGATTTAGTTTACCCTTCCCAGTTCAGTGAAACCAATGGGACGATCCAAAGGAACTAATGTAGATGAAAATGACACTTTATTCAAATGCACAGTACCTTCAACATTCCAtatgacttcatgcagcgccttGGGGGAAACACATAACAAAGCTCTTCTAATCATGTGACCTGTGGCTTTCTGTTTCTTGTGCATATCTTACTAACTGCAGTGTGTAGTTAGATACATGAGCAAGCTTTAGGCTGGGCcccagctagctaaaaacatcTCTAAAATGACATGCATAGATGGCCGAAATGTGAAACTCCTAATTCGATAATTCCTCAGAGAcaagggggtagaggggagagaaatggaaagagagacatttaaagagaagggaggacagaggccgacgtggaaagagaaaaaggggtaaaaaagagatagggagaaggggagagagtgtgtgtttttgtgacggtgtgtgtgtgtgtgtgtgtgtgtgtgtgtgtgtttccccacCAGGAGTAGGGCTGATGGAGCTGGTCATGGAACCAGACAtgagatgtggagaggaggcAGCTGCTGCTGTCAGGGAACTGCAGCTCATTCTGCAGGCTCTGGGGACCTGCCAGGGCAACATGGCCGGTAGGGACACCCACACTtcatgtgcacgcacacacttcaaatgtacacccacacactcactcacacacacactacacatgcacacgcacacacttcacatgcacacacacattcacacgaatacacacatttgcacaaacacacacacagtcacacaaacacacacttccccttCGCACAACAACACAAAGAGACATCAGttcacacaagcgcacacacatggAAAATGGTCAGAGCTTTGTTTGTTGGAGAGATTCATGCAGACTCCACATTGCAGTCTTaaataacacacatatacacatataacTTAAAGAGGAACAACATTTCCCAGAGCTCTATATTACAACTCAGAGATGTGCTTTACTTCCATGGCTCCCTCAGTCTGCACTCTATTCGTCGGTCAGTGCAATAAAGAAGAATGCGAAATGGGAGCTTCTCTTCCGTGTAGACTCTTCTTAACCCAGTTCTCCCCGGTGTTCCTAAAGAGGGCCAACTGAGAGTGGACGCCAACGTGTCAGTGCACAGGCCTGGGCAACCTCTGGGCGTTAGAACGGAGGTGAAGAACATCAACAGTGCCCGCTTCCTGGCAAGGGCCATCGGTGAGGGCAGCAACATTACATTCTTAATGCCATAAGattacaccctaacacacactccGACGTCCAGCAGAAACGTGTCCTTGTGAACGcccacagtacacacatacatatacgtACACTAGGCATACAGACATTTACACACAGCCAACAGACTTTAAAGTTGTTTCTGCTTCATTACCCACACAGTTTTGCTCTAAAATGGTCACACATGGCTGAAATCCTGACTGATGGCCAACATGCATGTGTCAAACCCAGAGTCAAAGataagacacacatgcacacatactatacacacacacgaggagtAATGtgcctgtttgaatgttctct from Osmerus mordax isolate fOsmMor3 chromosome 14, fOsmMor3.pri, whole genome shotgun sequence harbors:
- the dctpp1 gene encoding glutamyl-tRNA(Gln) amidotransferase subunit B, mitochondrial is translated as MAMNGGDVQGLKGDMPVSSNLTNGTSKKLHSLSTCTNGDVDSKQTEMGTAAPARFSFSSEPTIEDVRRMQAEFTDERDWNQFHKPRNLLLAMVGEVGEVSELFQWRGEVDEGLPNWTDAERENLAQELSDVFIYLVELAEKCHVDLPQAVLRKMALNRLKYPASKVHGSAKKYTEYKD
- the gatb gene encoding glutamyl-tRNA(Gln) amidotransferase subunit B, mitochondrial, with the translated sequence MAASSAGSSAPLYIISKQLAKVFTKMIVYRSQRCVVRQIATSVIRYQSQTQLKRKSAPENLVGVVGLEIHAQIHSNTKLFSGSQVKFCSPPNSLVSFFDASLPGTLPVLNRRCVEAAVMTGLALNCSINKKSLFDRKHYFYADLPAGYQITQQRLPVAVDGTLTYSHLGGRKKSQVVTKSVRIKQVQLEQDSGKSLHDNYRNQTLIDLNRAGVGLMELVMEPDMRCGEEAAAAVRELQLILQALGTCQGNMAEGQLRVDANVSVHRPGQPLGVRTEVKNINSARFLARAIDYEIQRQMGVLRSGGTVQNETRAFDSKSGHTVPMRDKEGLQDYRFMPEPNLPPLMVYSEGHPPPPGLDPSQVVVVERVRETLPELPSVRRLRLVEAYSILPEHSFTLVNEDGLVEYFEAVVGETNAEPRKVIGWVTNELLGLLHQQGMSVSQSPVSPHVLADLLNLLESGQISSSIARQVFQELWAKPGETAQQIVQEQDLGLVSNTTAIHNICQRIVDSHPERVQAIRAGNKNVLNKLIGLVQKETKGRADPVVVRTILEQMTS